Proteins encoded by one window of Serratia nevei:
- a CDS encoding integrating conjugative element protein, producing the protein MKKINFLLFGLSLVTTTALANLNVIADVGGDDASPYFEGINRQSDAEAPPAMPQAPASADEVEVTVLPVTTPELTPGVVAARPLQLPGIGSLFIVGDDDASRLWLQENAEQLKSRHAAGLIVNVSNLPALKALRELAPGVPMAPASGSELARRLQLSNYPVLITDTGLSQQVTP; encoded by the coding sequence ATGAAAAAAATTAATTTTCTGCTGTTCGGCCTGAGTCTGGTGACCACCACGGCATTGGCCAACCTGAACGTGATCGCCGATGTCGGTGGCGATGACGCATCACCTTATTTTGAGGGGATTAATCGGCAGAGTGATGCGGAAGCGCCGCCGGCCATGCCGCAAGCCCCAGCCTCTGCTGATGAAGTTGAAGTGACCGTATTGCCGGTGACGACACCGGAGCTGACGCCGGGTGTGGTAGCGGCGCGCCCGCTGCAACTGCCTGGGATTGGTTCGTTGTTTATTGTGGGGGATGACGATGCCAGTCGTCTCTGGCTGCAGGAGAATGCGGAACAACTCAAATCCCGGCATGCTGCGGGTCTCATCGTTAACGTCAGCAACCTGCCTGCCCTGAAGGCGCTGCGTGAGCTGGCACCGGGGGTGCCGATGGCGCCAGCCTCCGGCAGTGAGTTGGCGCGCCGGCTGCAGCTGTCGAATTACCCGGTACTTATCACTGATACCGGTTTGTCCCAGCAGGTCACACCATGA